In Malania oleifera isolate guangnan ecotype guangnan chromosome 8, ASM2987363v1, whole genome shotgun sequence, a single window of DNA contains:
- the LOC131161996 gene encoding FCS-Like Zinc finger 5-like, producing MLLGKRPRPMTRTTSMTEFTLDLNSSEVPAPPDRLNFNPFFGSCQKAVDVDAVGGGPSRKPAGPEVTDHRFFAVVSPRNHSRTPRDLLQTAHFLRACSLCKRRLMPGRDIYMYRGDSAFCSLECRQRQINQDERKENIALLASKKEVPPAGTAGSAKGPTIATV from the exons ATGCTGCTGGGAAAGAGGCCGCGGCCGATGACGAGAACGACAAGCATGACGGAGTTCACCTTGGATCTGAACAGCAGTGAAGTTCCGGCGCCGCCCGATCGTCTTAATTTTAACCCCTTCTTCGGGAGCTGCCAGAAAGCGGTAGACGTCGACGCCGTAGGGGGAGGCCCCTCCAGGAAGCCCGCCGGGCCCGAGGTGACGGATCATCGTTTTTTCGCCGTCGTCTCTCCCAGAAACCACAGTAGGACTCCCCGCGATCTTCTGCAGACGGCCCATTTCCTGAGGGCCTGCTCCCTCTGCAAGCGTCGCCTGATGCCTGGCCGCGACATATATATGTACAG AGGTGATAGCGCCTTCTGCAGTCTAGAGTGCAGGCAGCGACAGATAAATCAAGACGAGAGGAAGGAGAATATTGCATTGTTAGCTTCTAAGAAAGAAGTTCCACCGGCGGGAACCGCAGGATCCGCCAAAGGTCCCACCATCGCCACCGTGTAG